In one window of Armatimonadota bacterium DNA:
- a CDS encoding metal-sensing transcriptional repressor, whose protein sequence is MPTATHAATHTHERIFEDISNRLARAEGHVRGIKRMWEEEKGCPDVLLQIGAVQAALKQVGRIILEEHMESCLLDAAKRGKYDQALAELKDALKQFI, encoded by the coding sequence ATGCCGACGGCGACACACGCTGCGACCCACACGCACGAGCGGATATTCGAGGACATCTCGAACCGCCTCGCGCGGGCAGAAGGCCACGTGCGCGGGATCAAGCGCATGTGGGAGGAGGAAAAGGGTTGTCCCGACGTTCTGCTCCAGATCGGCGCGGTGCAGGCCGCGCTCAAACAGGTCGGTCGCATTATCCTCGAGGAGCACATGGAGTCCTGCCTCCTCGATGCCGCGAAGCGCGGCAAATACGACCAGGCGTTGGCGGAGCTGAAGGACGCCCTCAAGCAGTTCATCTAG
- a CDS encoding high frequency lysogenization protein HflD, which produces MEYMLMLASAFGLGAAHALEPGHGKTVVAAYLVGSRGRTVDAIVLGGVVTLTHTFSVYVLAIIGAVAAAYLVPEQVERWLAIGSGLLVVSVGAWMIYVRTKHGPPVHRHSHADHSHAHHHSHNPGDGSHTDDHHHDHSGTHAGTHADAAAGRRVGIGPLVALGVSGGIVPCPAALLLIPAAIGLGAITKGLTLVVSFSLGLALVLMAIGILTVRAAGFASGWLERGDWARRMSIASAYFITLLGLALVVKALWLAPHAH; this is translated from the coding sequence ATGGAGTACATGCTGATGCTGGCTTCCGCATTTGGTCTCGGGGCGGCCCACGCCTTGGAACCGGGCCACGGCAAAACCGTCGTGGCCGCGTATCTCGTAGGCTCTCGAGGGCGTACTGTTGATGCCATAGTCCTCGGCGGTGTGGTGACGCTGACGCATACCTTCAGCGTGTACGTCCTGGCGATAATCGGGGCGGTTGCCGCGGCCTACCTCGTGCCGGAACAGGTCGAACGCTGGCTCGCCATAGGTTCCGGCCTGCTGGTGGTGTCGGTGGGGGCATGGATGATCTATGTTCGCACGAAACACGGCCCGCCCGTACATCGGCACAGCCACGCCGACCATTCACACGCGCATCATCATTCGCACAACCCGGGCGACGGATCGCATACCGACGATCATCATCACGATCATAGCGGCACTCATGCCGGCACGCACGCGGATGCAGCCGCAGGGCGCCGGGTGGGCATCGGCCCCCTTGTGGCACTCGGGGTATCTGGAGGAATCGTGCCCTGCCCGGCGGCGCTGCTCCTGATCCCGGCAGCAATCGGGCTGGGTGCGATCACAAAAGGGCTCACGCTGGTAGTGAGTTTCAGCCTCGGCTTGGCGCTCGTGCTGATGGCGATCGGGATCCTGACCGTTAGGGCCGCCGGATTTGCCTCCGGCTGGCTGGAGCGCGGCGATTGGGCGCGGCGCATGTCCATAGCCAGCGCCTATTTCATCACCCTCCTGGGATTGGCGCTCGTCGTCAAGGCCTTGTGGCTTGCCCCCCACGCTCATTAG